A single Elaeis guineensis isolate ETL-2024a chromosome 15, EG11, whole genome shotgun sequence DNA region contains:
- the LOC105058048 gene encoding uncharacterized protein, which yields MANEGCSSSGWEAESEELYGAESGWVEARTSCDHLSSLCSDLSNIPVPDSPCTRCHHPAENWLCLSCKDVLCSRFINKHMLSHHQETGHCLALSFSDLSVWCFACEAYLDVQMIWQLRPVYEVAHLLKFGQRPPFLAIESLQLSTQNEGSSSGS from the exons ATGGCGAACGAGGGCTGCTCGTCGTCGGGGTGG GAGGCAGAATCAGAGGAGCTCTATGGGGCCGAGTCCGGATGGGTGGAGGCTCGGACATCATGTGATCATTTGTCTTCGCTCTGTTCTGATCTCTCTAACATCCCCGTTCCTGATTCTCCTTGCACCAG ATGCCACCACCCTGCTGAAAACTGGCTGTGTTTGAGCTGTAAAGATGTCCTGTGCAGCCGCTTTATCAACAAACACATGCTCAGTCATCATCAAGAAACGGGGCACTGTCTAGCTCTCAGCTTCAG TGATCTGTCAGTATGGTGTTTTGCATGTGAAGCATATCTTGATGTTCAGATGATTTGGCAGTTGCGACCTGTTTATGAAGTGGCCCATCTGTTAAAATTTGGACAGAGGCCACCTTTTCTTGCCATTGAAAGCCTGCAGTTAAGTACTCAAAATGAAGGTTCCTCCTCAGGATCTTAA